GAAAATATGCGTCCTTTTGCTGAGGTAGCTTTAAATTCCAAGAGCAATATTTTTGAGCCTGCCATTTCCTTATCCTATGCGGAAGGCTTTGATGTGCCTCATTATATGGGAGTGGTGCAAGAAATTCTGGATATGGTAAAAGATGTGGCCGGGGTTTCAAGCAAAAAGGCTCAGAAAATGATTATCCTTGGCTTAAAAGATATGGCCGGGGTTTGTCCTCCTAAGTTTATGCGCGAGCTGGTTTCAGCTATTCGCGAGAAGTATCCGGAACTGGTTCTTCATTATCATCGCCATTATACAGACGGCCTTTTTGTACCTACTGTAGTTGAAGCAGCCAAGGCAGGGGCCCATATTGTTGATACAGCTATCGGTCCGGCTGTGCGTTGGTACGGTCAGGGCGATGTTATGGCCACGGCTGCGTATATGGAGGAGATGGGCCTGAAGGTCAATTTGAACAAGGAGATGATCAGAAACTGCAGTTTTGTTCTCAAGCAGATTATGCCATACTATGATCGATATACAGCCCCATATTTTCAGGGCATTGATTATGATGTGGTTGAACACGGCATGCCGGGCGGAGCCACATCTTCATCCCAGGAAGGGGCTATGAAACAGGGCTATATCCACCTCTTGCCCTATATGTTGAAATTTTTGGCTGGAACTCGAAAGATCGTTCGTTACCACGACGTAACACCTGGTTCTCAAATCACCTGGAATACAGCGTTTCTGGCAGTTACTGGAGCTTACAAGCGCGGTGGAGAAAAAGGCGTGCGTAAATTGTTACGGGTTCTCGAAAAGGTGATCACAACTCCGGAAAATGAATTGGATGCTGAGACCAAGAAGGAGAGGTTGGAACTTTATCGGGAAAGTAACGATGCTTTTCGTGACCTCTTATTAGGTAAATTTGGGCGTTTGCCCTTAGGTTTTCCACCGGCATGGGTTTATGAGAGCGCCTTTGGAGAGCATTTTGAACAAGCCCTCTTGGAGAGAACTGAAAATTCTCCGTTAGTCGATTTGCAAGATGTTGATATTGAAGCCGAACGAAAGGCTCTGGCCGAACATCTGGGCCGAAATCCTAATGCCGAAGAGCTGGTTATGTACTTAAACCATCCGGGTGATGCTTTAAAGACAATAGAGTTTAATCGTCAGTTCGGCGATCCTAACCGCGTACCTTTGGATGTCTGGTTCGAAGGCTTAAAACCTGGCGATTCTCTTGATTTTGACGACTCTAATGGAAAGCCTCATCACATGGTTATTCTGGATATATCCAATATGGACGTCAATGGAATGAGTGTGGTCAGGTACAGTCTTGATTCCGAGTTCTTTACCTACCAGGTCAAGGTGGGCGAAGCCACAGGAGGTGAACAGAAAGGTATCGAGATGGCTGATCCTGATAATCCATACCATGTGGGCTCACCAAGCACAGGTGATTTATGGGTCATGCATGTAAAGCCGGGAGATAGAGTGAAAAAGGGTGAAGAACTCTTTAACATTTCCATCATGAAACAGGAAAAGGCAGTTCTTTCTCCTGTGGACGGTATAGTCAAGAGGGTACTCAAATTTGCTGACTATCAAGAAGATAAGAAAATGGTCCCGGTTAAGGAAGGAGAGTTGTTAGTCGAACTTATGCCTATTCCCACCCTTTGTCTTACTTGTAAGGAACCTGTTCTTCTTGAAGAGGCCAGATTCTGCCATCATTGTGGCCAAAAAATTGCTTAAACCTAAGATGAAGCCGGGAAGTTGAGAAGTTAGGCAAGAAAGGAGTTTTTTTTCTTAATTGCCTAACTTCGTATCTTCTTAACTTCTTTTTTCCCATTGTGGCCAGAAAATTGCTTAAATATCTATTGACTAGTCAAACAAGTCCGGGATAATGAGGCATAAAATTTTAGCTGGACTGAAAAGGTTGTGACGATAGGCGTGGACAGAAGAGAGTTTATTTTAGGTGAGCCATAAAATAATGTGGATAGGAAAGGTTTAACCTTTCCTATCCACATTCTATAATATGATATTTGTTGCACACTTTTTTCTAAACATAAACTTTAAATCAAGAATTACGAAATACGAAAAAAGGAGATGGTAATGGCCAAAGAAGAGAAGCAACAGGGTCAATGTAAAAAAAAGGCGGCCAAAAATCTGGAAAAGATCAAACAAAAATTGGTCTTAACCGGTGAGGATATTAAAGCCATTGGTGAAGAAGCAGAGCTATTAGTCGGTGGAAAAAATTATAATACTGCCATAATAAGTACCATCGATGACATCAGAGCCCCCCAATTTAGAGCCATTTCCTCTTTAGCCTTCCATAAACTCCTAGATGAAACCAAAGTCAATGCCGCAACAATTCGCTCTGTTGTGGATAAAGAATATGACGCCATTGATTGGAACGATGCTGAAATAAACAAGGATCCTGAGTATTTGAAAAAATTTGTTCGGAAAACTGCCAGGAAAGTGAGAAATACAACTGGGAAAGAGGGGACTCTTATTCCTTTGCGCACTTTTATCAACAATGTGGTTGAAGGGTTTGCCACTTCGCCAGAAGGAATCGATCAGCTAAGAAAGCGTTCTGTATTGGTTCAGGTAGCCATTCTTAGTGTGGATTTGCCGAAAGATGTTCAAGAGGCGGTGCGTCAGGCTTATCGGGAAATATGCAAGGAAGCTGGTCTTGAAAACGTCCCTGTTGCTGTACGTTCTTCAGCTGCTGGTGAGGACAGCAGAAAGAAAGCTTTTGCCGGACTCCAGGATACATATTTAAATATTGTTGGAGAAAATGCTGTAGTTGAAGCATATCACTGGGATTGTGCTTCGGCCTATAATTTACGGAGTATGACCTATCGCCGGGAGGCCATTCTGGATGCGGTAGCCAAGGCAGAAAGTACAGGCGATGATTCCATTGCCATTCAGGCTAAAAAGGAATGGGCCATTGAAAATACTTCATTGTCTGTATGTATCATGCGCATGATAAACCCGGTTATTTCCGGGACTGCTTTTAGTGCCGATACTGCGACTGGCTGCCGGGGTACAGACCGCAAGGATCTGGTATCTATCGATGCAAGTTACGGTCTGGGCGAGGCTGTGGTCAGTGGCATGGTCACACCGGATAAATTTTATGTCTATCAGCGTGACGATGGACAAGAAGTAGTAATCCGCTTCATGGGTTATAAAGGAAAGAAGATCGTCTATGATGATGACGGAGAAGGCACAAAGGTAGTTGAGGTGCCGGAAGATCAGGCATGTCGCTGGTCTTTGTCTCTTGCTCAGGCCGAAATGGTGGCCAAGGGGGTTCGGGCCATCAGCAAAGCCTACGGCGGCATGATCATGGATACAGAATTCTGCATTGATAAATGGGACAGGTTATGGTTTGTCCAGGCCCGTCCAGAGACAAGATGGAACGAGGAGTTAGAAAAGCATCCCCATACTATTTTCATGCGTCGGATGGAGGTTGATCAACAGGCTCTGGAAAATGCAGAGGTGATAGTTGAAGGTAATGGAGCTTCCAGGGGTGCCGGGCAAGGAACTGTACGTTTTCTAAGGTCCGCACTGGAATTAAATAAGATTGGCAAGGGGGATGTGCTCGCTGCTGAACGTACTGATCCGGATATGGTTCCGGGTATGCGTGTTGCTTCGGCTATTATTGCCGACGCAGGCGGAGACACAAGCCATGCCGCGATTACCTCCCGTGAACTTGGTATCCCTGCTGTGATTGGGGTGAAACGGTTGGAGGTATTGCGCAATCTGGATGGTGAAGAGGTCACAGTAGATGGTTCCAGGGGTAAAGTATATCGAGGTCTTCTGCCTTTAGTTGAGGTTGGTGGCGAGATTGATGTGAGCAAGCTTCCTGCTACCAGAACTAAAGTGGGGTTAATCCTGGCTGATGTCGGGCAGGCGTTATTTTTGTCCCGGTTAAGAGAAGTACCTGACTTTGAGGTGGGCTTACTTCGGGCCGAGTTTATGCTTGGCAATATAGGGGTGCATCCCATGGCCCTGGAAGCTTATGATAACGGAAGTTTGCAGATGCTGGTCGAAAAGAAATTAAAAGAAATGGAAGATGATTTGACCAAAATTATTAAAGACCAGCTTGCTGCCGGCGTTGTTACCCTTGATCTGAAACTTAGAAAATATGTGGGCATAGTCACGGGGCTGGCCCAAGAGATAAAAAAACTTACCGAGCAGGAAGGGGCTAAAGGTACGGACGAGGTTCTGGCCATCCATCGCCAGCTAAGAGAGTTGGATCATAAATGGGATGAACACCTTGATCTGGCCACCAAGAGATTGGATACATTAAAGACTTCCACTGATCTTCGTGAACATATAGCAGTAATTATGGGTTATACTGATGAACTTCTCCTGCATGGGGGAAATGATCCTGAGTCTACTCAAAAACGGCAGGAGATTGAAGACAGGATCAAAGAAATCGAGGAACGAATTAAGGACGATCCTTTTGTCCAGGAAGTAATGGCCAAAATTAAGGCTTTACGCACAGATGTAGCCCAGAAGGTGAGTTTGAAGCAGGGGATGGATGATGTGCGTTCTCTGCCTCAGAAAATTGCCGAAATTTTACACCTCAAAGGTTACCGTAGCGGAAAGGAACTCTACGTGCAGACCCTGGCCCAGGGTCTGGCTCTTTTTTCCATGGCCTTTTACGGCAAGCCGATTATTTACCGGACAACTGACTACAAGACTAATGAATATCGCAACCTTTTGGGTGGATTGCTTTTTGAAGACTATGAAGACAACCCCATGCTTGGTTATCGGGGCGTGGCCAGGGATGTGCATGATTGGGAGTTGGAGGCCTTCAAACTCGCTCGCGGAGCCTTTGGCGGTAAGAACCTACAGCTGATGCTTCCCTTCGTGCGTACCCTGGAGCAGGCCAGAAGTATGAAGCGTTACCTTGCTAATGTGCACAAGTTGCGCTCTGGCGAAGACGGCCTGAAGTTGATTTTGATGTCAGAAATACCAAGTAATGCCATTTTGGCAAAAGAATTCATCAAGGAGTTTGATGGATTTTCCATTGGCTCCAATGATATGACTCAATTGGTTCTGGGAACTGATAGAGACAATGCCAGATTGAGGCATATTTATGATGAAGAAGATCCCGCTGTTGTCTGGGCTATTTTAGTGACCATTTTTACCGGTCAAAAGTATGGAAAAAAAGTTGGCTTCTGCGGTCAGGGCGTATCCAATAGTAAAATAATCAGAGGGTTGGTGTGCATTGCCGGTATAGTCTCTGCTTCAGTTGTTCCTGACACCTATGCCCAGACTAAATATGATATTGCAGCCATGGAAAAGGAGAACATCAAACCTAAAGATTTGGGTAAGTGGCTTAAAAAACAACATTTAGAGAGGTTGCATAATCTGCTTAAAGAACATGGCTATGAGCATATTTTGAAGAAATATTCTTCAGATAGAGACCTTATGGATTGGTACGAGGGAGAGCTTTCTCGTTTACATGAACAATTGTATTCTAACTTAGGTTCGCCTAAAGAAGATTTTTATCGTCAGGAATTGGAAGCTTTTCGCTCCATTTTCCATAAACCAGTCATTTATGCCAACTGGGATTGGCAGACCACCGTAAACGATGCTCTCCATCAGGCAGGGTTTACTTCGTTTGAAGAGCAGGAAAAGGCAATGCAGGAACAGGCCGAAAAAGTCTGGTAAAAGAGGCGGCTTGATGGCCGCCTTTTTCGTGAGAGTATGCAACAATGACTAAAAAAATTCTTGCCCGAATTGATAGGCCGCAAGATATTTCCTCTCTTTCATTAGACGATCTGACCGAACTAGCCAAAGAGATTAGAGAGCTGATTATAGAAGTAGTGGCCAAAAATGGGGGGCATTTGGCTCCATCTTTAGGGGTCGTTGAGCTGACTTTGGCTTTGCTTAAAGTATTTGACCCGGGCCACGATAAATTTATCTGGGATGTGGGGCATCAGGCATACGCTTATAAGATTTTGACAGGCCGGAAAGACAATTTTCATACTTTGCGCCGCCTTGGTGGTATCAGCGGGTTTCCCAAACCATCAGAAAGTGTTTATGACCATTTTGGGGTCGGTCATTCCAGCACATCTATTTCCGCAGGGTTAGGTATGGCTGTGGCCAGGGATATTTTAGGGCAAAGTCAAAAGGTGCTGGCCATTATTGGCGACGGGTCCATGACCGGAGGTCTGGCCTACGAGGGGTTGAATCAGGCTGGCGACCTGGACAGGGATTTGATTGTAATCTTAAATGATAATGAAATGTCCATTGCCAAAAATGTTGGCGCCTTGTCTTCGTTTTTAAGTAGAAAGTTGACTTCTCGCTGGGTGCTCAGGTTGAAAAAAGAGATGGAAGCCTGGATGCGCCAGATTCCCAAAATTGGCGATGAACTTGTCCATTATGCCCGTCGGAGCGAAGAGTCTTTAAAGATTTTTTTTACTCCTGGTATGCTGTTCGAGGCCTTTAAGTTTAATTATTTGGGCCCTATTGATGGACATAATCTAAAAAGGCTTATTGAATTTTTTGACCACATCAAGACCTTGGAGGGGCCACTTCTGGTTCATGTGCTGACCAAAAAGGGTAAAGGGTATAAACCAGCAGAAAACAATCCTACTTATTTTCACGGTGTTGGCTGCTTTGAACCTGAAACAGGAGCAGCCAAGAAGTTTGGCACATGTTTTTTGCCCAGTTATACGGACGTATTTGGTCAGACACTATGTTCATTGGCTGAAAAAGATGACCGGATCGTAGCTATTACAGCTGCAATGCCGGAAGGAACAGGTCTGTCTTCCTTTGCCCAAAAATTTCCTGATAGATTTTTTGATGTGGGAATTTGTGAACAACATGCAGTGACTTTTGCTGCCGGACTTGCCACCCAGGGGTTTAAGCCGG
The sequence above is a segment of the Desulfovulcanus ferrireducens genome. Coding sequences within it:
- a CDS encoding PEP/pyruvate-binding domain-containing protein, yielding MAKEEKQQGQCKKKAAKNLEKIKQKLVLTGEDIKAIGEEAELLVGGKNYNTAIISTIDDIRAPQFRAISSLAFHKLLDETKVNAATIRSVVDKEYDAIDWNDAEINKDPEYLKKFVRKTARKVRNTTGKEGTLIPLRTFINNVVEGFATSPEGIDQLRKRSVLVQVAILSVDLPKDVQEAVRQAYREICKEAGLENVPVAVRSSAAGEDSRKKAFAGLQDTYLNIVGENAVVEAYHWDCASAYNLRSMTYRREAILDAVAKAESTGDDSIAIQAKKEWAIENTSLSVCIMRMINPVISGTAFSADTATGCRGTDRKDLVSIDASYGLGEAVVSGMVTPDKFYVYQRDDGQEVVIRFMGYKGKKIVYDDDGEGTKVVEVPEDQACRWSLSLAQAEMVAKGVRAISKAYGGMIMDTEFCIDKWDRLWFVQARPETRWNEELEKHPHTIFMRRMEVDQQALENAEVIVEGNGASRGAGQGTVRFLRSALELNKIGKGDVLAAERTDPDMVPGMRVASAIIADAGGDTSHAAITSRELGIPAVIGVKRLEVLRNLDGEEVTVDGSRGKVYRGLLPLVEVGGEIDVSKLPATRTKVGLILADVGQALFLSRLREVPDFEVGLLRAEFMLGNIGVHPMALEAYDNGSLQMLVEKKLKEMEDDLTKIIKDQLAAGVVTLDLKLRKYVGIVTGLAQEIKKLTEQEGAKGTDEVLAIHRQLRELDHKWDEHLDLATKRLDTLKTSTDLREHIAVIMGYTDELLLHGGNDPESTQKRQEIEDRIKEIEERIKDDPFVQEVMAKIKALRTDVAQKVSLKQGMDDVRSLPQKIAEILHLKGYRSGKELYVQTLAQGLALFSMAFYGKPIIYRTTDYKTNEYRNLLGGLLFEDYEDNPMLGYRGVARDVHDWELEAFKLARGAFGGKNLQLMLPFVRTLEQARSMKRYLANVHKLRSGEDGLKLILMSEIPSNAILAKEFIKEFDGFSIGSNDMTQLVLGTDRDNARLRHIYDEEDPAVVWAILVTIFTGQKYGKKVGFCGQGVSNSKIIRGLVCIAGIVSASVVPDTYAQTKYDIAAMEKENIKPKDLGKWLKKQHLERLHNLLKEHGYEHILKKYSSDRDLMDWYEGELSRLHEQLYSNLGSPKEDFYRQELEAFRSIFHKPVIYANWDWQTTVNDALHQAGFTSFEEQEKAMQEQAEKVW
- the dxs gene encoding 1-deoxy-D-xylulose-5-phosphate synthase, whose translation is MTKKILARIDRPQDISSLSLDDLTELAKEIRELIIEVVAKNGGHLAPSLGVVELTLALLKVFDPGHDKFIWDVGHQAYAYKILTGRKDNFHTLRRLGGISGFPKPSESVYDHFGVGHSSTSISAGLGMAVARDILGQSQKVLAIIGDGSMTGGLAYEGLNQAGDLDRDLIVILNDNEMSIAKNVGALSSFLSRKLTSRWVLRLKKEMEAWMRQIPKIGDELVHYARRSEESLKIFFTPGMLFEAFKFNYLGPIDGHNLKRLIEFFDHIKTLEGPLLVHVLTKKGKGYKPAENNPTYFHGVGCFEPETGAAKKFGTCFLPSYTDVFGQTLCSLAEKDDRIVAITAAMPEGTGLSSFAQKFPDRFFDVGICEQHAVTFAAGLATQGFKPVVAIYSTFLQRSYDQIVHDVCLQNLPVTFCLDRGGLVGEDGPTHHGAFDLSYLRHVPNMTLMAPKDEAELQDLLYTAINYPGPSAVRYPRGVGVGVELKDNFQNIPLGQGELLRDGQDGLIVAIGSRVYPALEAAQELEEENDLQIAVYNARFVKPLPEDDLRQLASKFNKLLLVEENVLAGGFGSAVLEFLADNGLLTNLMIKRIGLPDKFVEHGPQKVLRQMLGLGKDGIKKSVLKLVQGE